One region of Brassica napus cultivar Da-Ae chromosome A10, Da-Ae, whole genome shotgun sequence genomic DNA includes:
- the LOC106452785 gene encoding uncharacterized protein LOC106452785 codes for MKLFDRLKVDGDDDEADKGGTITVGIFWNVTIARRKEGIGRRIRFLDGGLTEEKKVRLSGIRRSDERKQEEDMDAAIEVDLKLRDRRRWMNVYTKSNHNPQLSNKAMNLAHQGFSYIEAKELKRETLVLITMRRNRRFTFSRLFLRKIAYPKMILRKS; via the exons ATGAAGCTCTTCGATCGGTTGAAGGTCGacggagatgatgatgaagctgataaGGGAGGGACGATAACGGTTGGTATTTTCTGGAACGTGACGATCGCTCGGAGGAAAGAGGGGATTGGCCGGAGAATTAGGTTTTTGGATGGAGGATTAACGGAGGAGAAGAAGGTTCGTTTGAGTGGGATTAGACGGAGCGATGAAAGGAAGCAAGAAGAAGACATGGATGCGGCCATAGAAGTCGACTTGAAGCTTCGAGATAGACGGAGATGGATGAATGTATATACCAAATCAAACCACAATCCCCAATTGAGTAATAAAGCTATGAATCTGG CACACCAAGGTTTCAGCTACATCGAAGCTAAG GAGCTCAAACGGGAGACATTGGTTTTGATTACTATGCGGCGGAACCGGAGATTCACTTTTTCTCGGCTATTCCTGAGGAAGATAGCATATCCAAAGATGATCTTGAG aaaAAGCTAG
- the LOC106425848 gene encoding GDSL esterase/lipase At2g30310-like encodes MATSKTIAVILFLITLVKSSNAAENATTQPLAPAILIFGDSTVDTGNNNYHANANFKANHIPYGVDLPGKVASGRFSNGKLYCDIVASKLHIKELVPPFLQPNLSDAEIATGVSFASAGSGFDDQTMLLTKAIPVSHQPTMFKSYIERLKGIVGEKKAMEIINGAIVMVSAGTNDFILNYYDFPTRRLEYPQVSDYQDFVLKRLEKFVKELYNLGCRKMSVGGLSPIGCLPIQITSKLTRGISRRCINSENKDAVLYNEKLQKLLPAIEASLPGSKILYANVYDPMMDMIKHPAKYGFKETRKGCCGTGFLETSDMCNSGSKLCSNHSEYMFFDSIHPSLATYTHLAGSSAYSTISKLLDA; translated from the exons ATGGCTACGTCCAAAACCATAGCGGTCATTCTATTCCTAATAACGCTAGTTAAGTCTAGCAACGCGGCTGAGAACGCCACAACGCAACCGCTCGCCCCAGCCATCCTAATCTTCGGAGATTCAACCGTGGACACGGGCAACAACAACTACCACGCCAATGCCAACTTCAAGGCAAACCATATCCCTTACGGAGTCGACCTCCCAGGGAAAGTAGCGAGCGGGAGATTCTCAAACGGAAAGCTATACTGCGACATCGTGGCCTCCAAGCTTCACATCAAAGAGCTTGTTCCTCCTTTTCTACAACCTAACCTCTCAGACGCAGAAATCGCCACCGGGGTTAGCTTTGCATCCGCTGGCTCAGGCTTTGACGACCAAACTATGCTCTTGACCAAGGCCATCCCCGTCTCACATCAACCTACAATGTTCAAGAGTTACATTGAACGTCTCAAAGGTATTGTAGGGGAGAAGAAAGCGATGGAGATCATCAATGGTGCCATCGTGATGGTTAGTGCGGGTACTAACGATTTCATCTTGAACTATTATGATTTCCCCACAAGGCGTCTAGAGTATCCTCAAGTATCTGATTACCAGGATTTCGTGCTTAAGAGACTAGAAAAATTCGTCAAG GAGCTTTACAATTTAGGGTGCCGAAAAATGTCGGTGGGTGGGTTGTCGCCTATAGGCTGTCTGCCGATCCAAATAACCTCAAAACTCACCAGAGGCATATCCAGAAGATGCATAAACAGTGAGAACAAAGATGCAGTCTTGTACAATGAAAAACTCCAAAAGCTATTGCCTGCTATTGAAGCTTCTCTTCCAGGAAGCAAGATCTTATACGCAAATGTCTACGATCCTATGATGGACATGATCAAGCACCCTGCCAAATACG GGTTTAAGGAAACCAGGAAAGGGTGTTGCGGAACAGGATTTTTAGAGACGAGTGACATGTGCAATTCCGGTTCTAAGTTGTGTTCCAATCACTCGGAGTATATGTTCTTTGACTCTATTCACCCTTCCCTCGCCACCTACACTCACCTTGCTGGTTCTTCTGCCTACTCTACCATATCGAAGCTTCTTGATGCCTAA